The Mycolicibacterium insubricum DNA segment GGCGCAGTTGTCGAGCTTCGCGACTGCCATCGGGCCGCTGGGCGTGGTCAACGTGATCCCGGCGTTCTTCGCATCGACTGGGAACAACGTCGCCAGTGGCCTCGCCACCGGGGTCAACCACGCTCTGCTGGGGGCGTCCACCGAGGTGGCCCAGGCCGGCTACGTCAAGGTCGATGAGGCAACCGGTTCGGGTATGCCGAGCGCCGGATCGTCGGGCGATGGATCGCCCGGCGCTCGTGAGTACCTGAGCGGCCGGGATTCCGCCGACGGCGGTTCCGCGGCGACCAGCGTCTAGTCGGGCACGAGCATGGCAGCGAGGAATCCCGGGGGGCCGGTCGCTCCGAGTCCGGCGCCGCCCGCGGCTGCGGGCTCACCGGCTATCGTCGCCGGCAGCCCGCCGGTGTCCGGTACCAGCATGTTCGATCCGACGCCGCACATCAACGCCGTCGAGCACGGTCTGCAGGACTGGCTCAACAAGCCGACCCGCGACCTCCTGGATCAGTTGGGTGTCGATCCGAACACCAAGGCCGACGACCGGGCGCTGGAGGATGCGGCGGCCGTCGACGCAGGCGCCGGCGGTGGTGACATGGTCGCCGGCCTGATGTCGCCGATGCTGCAGATGCTCGGCACCTTGGGTACCGGGCTCTTTCAGGGCCTGAATCCGTCGCAGATGTTCCAGCCGATCACCCAGGCCTTCCAGCAGGGGGCCCAGAGCCTGCAGGGTCTGATGAGCCAGATGGGTCAGGGCAGCAGCAGCGGCTGGTCAGGTCTGGGCGCGACGGGTACGGTGGCCAAGACCGCGGAAACCGTCGCCAACGGGGCGGCAGTATCGGCGCAGGGCGCCGCCCTGGGCACTCAGGGTACGACGGCCGGGGCCGACACGGGCCAGGCGCATGCTCGGCTGGTGGAACTCATCGCCGAGACCCAACACCGGCTGGACGCGCTGTCCGGGGCGCTGCCGTGGTCGGCGCCGGCGATGGGCGAGACCGCCGGAGAGGCGACCGGGCGCGCGCTCGATATCATCGGAGAGCTTGAGGCAGCGCTGACCGCGCAGGCCGGGACCATGACCGCCACCGGCGCAGCTGTTCCCGTCGCCGAGGCGCCTACCCAGATGATGTCCATGCTGGGCCCGATGATGCAGATCGCCATGAGCATGATCGGCCCCGGCATCCAGATGGCCACCATGCCGCTGACCATGGGAAGTCAGCTGCTGACCCAGGGCGTGCAGGCCGGTACCCAGGCGGCCACCAGCATGGCTCAGGCCGTGGGCAAGGGCGGGGCCGGCGCGGCGGTGCCCAAGGGCATCGCCGCAAGCGGGACGTCTTCGCTGGGTGGCGCGGCCGCTCCCAAGGTGGGGGGCGCCGGGATTGGCAGCGGTGGTGGTGGCGGCGGGACGATCGCCGCGCGCGCATTGCCCACTGCGGCGCCGGCCAACATGGCAGCGGTCAGCGAATCGACCTCGGCCGCATCCGGTGCCGGCGTGCGCGCCGGAGTCGGTGGGACGGGTGCCGGTCCTGGGATGATGGGTGGCGCCCCCATGGCCGGAGCCGGGCAGCGTGGAGCAGGCGCGGGCAGCGGCGATCACACCGCGTCCACGTTCCTGCACACCACGGACCAGGGCGGCGAGATCGTCGGCGATCTGGGCAATGTCGCCCCGCCGGTGATCGGCGCAGACGACCCGAATGCCGATGTCGACATCGACCTGCGTATTTAACCGAACCGAACCAACCAAGGAGCGACGAGATGGCCGAGATCAACGACATCAGAATTCAGCCGGGCGAGGTCGGCGACGTCATCAAGCAGCTTGATGACCTGGCCAACCGGGTTCAGCACGTGCTGACCACCGAGGCGCCGAATCTCACGGTGGTGGCGTCCGGCACCGATGAGGTGTCGCAGCGCATCGCGCAGACCTCCAACGCCGTGCACGAGTCCTACGCCAAGGCCGCCACGCTGGGCACCGGTGAGATCCAGGAAGTCGCCGCGACGCTGCGGGCGCATTCGGGAAAGATTCAGGAAACGGACCTGGCCTGATCTCCGCGGGGAGCGGCCACAACGACGAACTAGGGACGGAGAGGAGGTCACGTCATGGGATTTACCAATGTGGTGTGGGAGTCGCGTAGCGCCGAGCAGTTGGCACGTGACCTGGTCAACGGTCCCGGCCCGGGATCGACCGGTGAAGCCGGAGCGGCCTGGGTGCGTGTCGCCAACGAACTGGGCAAGGTGTCGGCGGACTTCGACCGGATCGTCGAGCGGTTCAAGGCATCCTGGAACAGCGACGGCTCCGACGCGGTGTCGAAGAAGCTGACCGAGTTCGGCCGCTGGCTGCAGGCCCTTGCGCTGAACGCCGCCGGAAACGGCGAGAAGATCGAACAGGCCGCGGTGGCCAACACGGTGGCGATTCTGTCCATGCCCGACGTCGCCGAGGTCATCGAGGCCAAGGCCAGCGCGGATATGATGGCCTCCCTCGGTGCCTACAACGGCGCGATTCTCGATGGTCGGTTCGCCGAGTTCGAGGAAGCGGCGAACGCCCAGCAGGTCGACGCCGCGACGGTGATGCTCCGCTATGAGGATGCGGTTGCCGAATTCGCCCAGCCGTGGGAGCAGTTGCCGCCGCCGCAGGTGGTCAAGGGCGACGCGCTCAAGGCCGAGAAGGAGGGCAAGTCCGAGGGTAAGGGCGGCGGGCACGGTGGCGGGGGCGGCGCCGCGCGACCCCTGTCCCCGATGGCGGCAACCCCGATCAAGAACAGCGACGCGGCCAAGGACCTCAAGAAGACCCAGTTCAACGGGGGTCAGGGCGGCAACAACGGCGGTATGGGCCGGGGTGCCTACGGCCCGATGGGTGCGATGGGCCGTGGCGGTGGCCACGACCGTGAGCACGAGTCGATTCGTCCCGCGGAGTCCCTGGAGGGCGGCGGTGAGCCCGGTGCGCGGCTGTCGGAGATCGGCGGTCAGTCCTGGCTGCCGGCCGCGCAGCAGAGCGACGCGCCGTTCACCGTCGCCAACGTGAGTTGGGGTCCCAGCACCGCGGTGTTCGACGAGCTGGCCGCTCCGCAACCGACTCCGGACGCCTATGCCGACGAACCTGCCCGAACCCTGCAGCAGGTCTCTGATCGTTGGGTGGCCCCGCCGGTGATCGGTGCGGATCAGGAGCCGGTGCGATGACGACGGCGATGGTCGATGATCGCTTCTGCCTCACCGACGACGAGTTACAGGCCGCGGCGGCGCGGGTCGGCGTGCAGGGGTTCCCCGCCGTGCTGGCCATCCGCCCGCGCTACGGTACGCAGGAGACGCTGACCGAGGCGATGGATCGGGCGACCGCAACACTGGTGTCCCGTGATCTGGTCAACGACGGGGTGGTGGCGCCCGAGCTGGTCGGCTTGCTGCAGGCTATGCAGCGGCCGGACCGCGAGCTGGCGATGCGGCTGGTCACCCCCGACGGCATTTCGCGGGTCTCGGTGATCCGTCGTGGTCTTCTGCTGATGTCGGCCAGGCGGATCGGCAATGACATCGAACTGCGCCGGATCCCCGGCGAGAGTGGGCTGGCCGCAGCTACGGCCGCGCTGATCGCCGAGCTGCCGCGGTCCGAAGCCGCCCACATCACGCCGGTGGGCGCCCCGCTGCAGGACATGGGGGAGCGGCTCACCGGAACGCACGACCCGATGCAGCTGGCCGACGGCATCCGCGCGCTGGGTGCCGACACCAAGACCGCGATGCTGCTCGGCTCGGCTCTGGCTTCGCGCGCCGCGTTCGGCGAGGTGGTCTACTACGCCCTCTCCAGTGACGACGACCGGATCACCCGGGCGCCGGCGGCAGTGGGGATTTTCTATACCAAGCGCGGCCGCATTGTCGGGGCGCCGAGTGCCTCACCGAGCGGACAGATCTGGTCAACGCTCAAGCCGGGTTCGGATCATACGATTGGGCAGGCGGTACGCCAGTTGGTGGAATTGTCCGATGACGGATGGGGGGCAACGTAAGCCGCTGTGGTGCATCATTTCGCACGTCATAACACGTAATAGACTGACAACCAATCACTGACTACTAGGAGGAGCCAATGACCCCAACAAGCGCAATGAAGCTTACGCTTCCGGAGGCTGTTGCGGCGCTCGGCCAGATCGTTGACCATACGAAGTCGTTCAAGCTGCACATGCAGAATGCGGAAGACACACTGGCCACAATCGTGAACGACCCGAACAAGTCTTCCGGCGAGTTCGTGAAAGAGTTCGCCCGGCGGTGGATCGCCAACGCCCAAACCTTTGGCGAAGGATATGCCCGGATGAACGCGGCGGGTAGCGCGGCGCGTGACAAATTCAACGGTCATGCGCAGGTCGCCCATACAGGCAGCGTCCCGCATATGGAGTTCGACACGCAACCGCCGAACTTCGGTGACGCGATCACTCCTCCGGGTGACAGCGAGCATATTGCGATGGACTATGCCGCGGTGGCCCAGGGCCTTGAGGACGTGACGCACGTTCTTGGTCAAGTTGAATCCGCGGTTGGCGACCTCCAAGCAGCGCTGTCCAGCCTGACCCAATTCGATACGGGCGACTCGTCTGATGCGTTCCAGCAGGATGCAAAGGCATCGGTTGAGAAGGTTAGTCAGGCACAGCAAGACCTGCGCGGCGGGCTGTCGTTGATGGACGACAAGATGGGCGAGTTTTCCGCCGTGGAAGCCTCGGCGATTGCTGCCTTCGGTAACTACGGCGGCTGACACAGCCTAGTCCCGTTGGAATTGCGGGTGCCCCTGGCGTGACCCACGTAATTAGCAACCGTGGGTCACGCCAGGGGCGC contains these protein-coding regions:
- a CDS encoding PE domain-containing protein, with translation MAEINDIRIQPGEVGDVIKQLDDLANRVQHVLTTEAPNLTVVASGTDEVSQRIAQTSNAVHESYAKAATLGTGEIQEVAATLRAHSGKIQETDLA
- a CDS encoding PPE domain-containing protein — protein: MGFTNVVWESRSAEQLARDLVNGPGPGSTGEAGAAWVRVANELGKVSADFDRIVERFKASWNSDGSDAVSKKLTEFGRWLQALALNAAGNGEKIEQAAVANTVAILSMPDVAEVIEAKASADMMASLGAYNGAILDGRFAEFEEAANAQQVDAATVMLRYEDAVAEFAQPWEQLPPPQVVKGDALKAEKEGKSEGKGGGHGGGGGAARPLSPMAATPIKNSDAAKDLKKTQFNGGQGGNNGGMGRGAYGPMGAMGRGGGHDREHESIRPAESLEGGGEPGARLSEIGGQSWLPAAQQSDAPFTVANVSWGPSTAVFDELAAPQPTPDAYADEPARTLQQVSDRWVAPPVIGADQEPVR
- a CDS encoding ESX secretion-associated protein EspG, with product MTTAMVDDRFCLTDDELQAAAARVGVQGFPAVLAIRPRYGTQETLTEAMDRATATLVSRDLVNDGVVAPELVGLLQAMQRPDRELAMRLVTPDGISRVSVIRRGLLLMSARRIGNDIELRRIPGESGLAAATAALIAELPRSEAAHITPVGAPLQDMGERLTGTHDPMQLADGIRALGADTKTAMLLGSALASRAAFGEVVYYALSSDDDRITRAPAAVGIFYTKRGRIVGAPSASPSGQIWSTLKPGSDHTIGQAVRQLVELSDDGWGAT
- a CDS encoding WXG100 family type VII secretion target, which translates into the protein MTPTSAMKLTLPEAVAALGQIVDHTKSFKLHMQNAEDTLATIVNDPNKSSGEFVKEFARRWIANAQTFGEGYARMNAAGSAARDKFNGHAQVAHTGSVPHMEFDTQPPNFGDAITPPGDSEHIAMDYAAVAQGLEDVTHVLGQVESAVGDLQAALSSLTQFDTGDSSDAFQQDAKASVEKVSQAQQDLRGGLSLMDDKMGEFSAVEASAIAAFGNYGG